A region from the Papaver somniferum cultivar HN1 unplaced genomic scaffold, ASM357369v1 unplaced-scaffold_22, whole genome shotgun sequence genome encodes:
- the LOC113340563 gene encoding major latex protein 146-like, with product MAPIHRLHAQHELKNCSADQYFSFLKYDMAKLQRICPQFFKSFQTPAGDENGVGTIWLATLAMGPSHEEMVKVKVKHKVVAVDDESRTLKVSMIDGDLLRKYPKIEQTFTVTPIVTQGNEQSCVVKLSVEY from the exons ATGGCTCCGATTCACAGGCTACATGCTCAACACGAGTTGAAAAATTGTTCAGCAGACCAATACTTTAGTTTTCTAAAGTATGACATGGCAAAACTCCAGCGGATTTGTCCTCAATTTTTCAAGAGTTTCCAGACACCTGCTGGAGATGAAAACGGTGTCGGCACCATATGGCTCGCGACATTGGCTATGG GGCCTTCTCATGaggaaatggtgaaggtgaaggtgaagCATAAGGTTGTAGCCGTGGATGATGAAAGTAGGACTCTTAAGGTCAGTATGATCGATGGAGATCTCTTGCGTAAGTATCCAAAGATAGAGCAGACGTTCACTGTAACTCCAATAGTGACACAAGGAAATGAGCAAAGCTGCGTAGTGAAATTGTCCGTAGAGTAttag
- the LOC113340562 gene encoding multiple inositol polyphosphate phosphatase 1-like — MSMAKSLVLILIVFFLSISSSSSSTANQQTFDVRQHLSTVTSYGAVKDVADNSFVASKIPDECTPIHINLVARHGTRSPTKKRIKELDRLATRLEALVSETGNSTGGVPGWFSGWKSPWKGKKKGGELVIKGEEELYQLGVRMRDRFPDLFKEEYHPDIYTMKSSQIPRASASAVAFGMGLFNGKGTLGTGKHRAFAVTSESRASDLLLRFHDICQSYKNYRKSQEPSVGKLKEPILDEVASAMVKRYPMNFTRQDVASLWFLCKQEASLLDVTDQACGLFTPTEVSLLEWADDLEAYILKGYGKSINYRMGVPLLQDVVQSMEEAIKAKEENHPPGTYEKARLRFAHAETVVPFSCLLGLFRESDEYKRIQREKAMDLPLKPPQKRSWRCSTVAPFAGNNMLTLYSCPSNKKSKYFVQVMHNEVPVPLPGCDNSDFCPFEDFKERIVNPHLGQDYHSMCSVKAEVPESNTFISKLWKFLFPRKKNDAAESDAGDEL, encoded by the exons atgTCAATGGCAAAATCTCTGGTTTTAATCTTGATCGTATTCTTCTTatcaatttcttcatcatcttcatcaactgCAAATCAACAAACCTTTGATGTTCGACAACATCTCTCTACAGTTACCAG TTATGGTGCTGTGAAAGATGTAGCTGATAATAGTTTTGTTGCATCTAAGATCCCAGATGAATGTACTCCTATTCACATCAATCTTGTG GCAAGGCATGGAACGAGATCGCCGACTAAGAAACGGATTAAAGAGTTGGATAGGTTGGCTACTAGATTGGAGGCACTTGTGAGTGAGACAGGGAATTCAACTGGTGGTGTTCCTGGGTGGTTTTCGGGATGGAAATCTCCGtggaaaggaaagaagaagggTGGAGAGTTGGTGATTAAAGGGGAGGAGGAGTTGTATCAACTTGGTGTGAGGATGAGAGATAGATTTCCGGATTTGTTTAAGGAGGAGTATCATCCTGATATTTACACGATGAAATCAAGTCAG ATTCCTCGAGCATCAGCTAGTGCTGTGGCATTTGGCATGGGGTTGTTTAATGGGAAGGGAACTCTTGGAACAGGGAAACATCGGGCTTTCGCTGTGACCAGTGAGAGTCGAGCAAGTGATTTGTTGTTGAGATTTCATGATATCTGTCAAAGTTACAAG AATTATAGGAAAAGTCAGGAACCTTCTGTTGGTAAGCTGAAGGAACCAATCCTGGATGAAGTTGCTTCTGCAATGGTTAAGCGATACCCAATGAATTTCACTCGGCAGGATGTTGCATCACTATGGTTTCTATGCAAGCAG GAAGCATCTTTGCTGGACGTAACTGATCAAGCTTGTGGTCTTTTTACCCCTACTGAG GTTTCTTTGTTGGAATGGGCAGATGATTTAGAGGCATATATTTTGAAGGGTTATGGGAAATCAATAAACTATCGTATGGGAGTTCCTTTGCTTCAAGATGTTGTCCAGTCCATGGAAGAAGCTATTAAAGCTAAAGAAG aaAACCACCCTCCAGGCACTTATGAAAAGGCACGACTTCGATTTGCCCATGCTGAGACTGTGGTACCATTCTCATGTCTTCTTGGGTTGTTTCGTGAAAGCGATG AATATAAAAGAATACAACGTGAGAAAGCAATGGACTTACCTCTTAAGCCACCACAGAAACGTAGTTGGAGGTGCAGCACAGTAGCACCTTTTGCTGGAAACAATATGTTAACCTTATACAGTTGTCCATCTAACAAGAAAAGCAAATATTTCGTACAAGTAATGCACAATGAAGTTCCAGTTCCCTTGCCG GGCTGTGATAACTCTGATTTCTGCCCATTTGAAGATTTCAAG GAGCGAATCGTAAATCCCCATCTTGGGCAAGACTACCATTCCATGTGCAGTGTTAAGGCAGAAGTACCAGAGTCCAACACCTTCATTAGCAAGTTGTGGAAGTTTCTTTTCCCACGGAAGAAGAACGATGCAGCTGAGTCCGATGCTGGCGATGAGTTATAA